CGAACGAATCCGAAGCGGGGGTAATAGTCCGGATGACCAACCAGGACTACTATTTCGTGTCCGAGATGTCGGCATTCCTCAAGTCCAGCTCCAACTAATTGCGAGCCGATTCCTTTGCGCTGATAAGCTGGGAGGACTACCAGTGGGGCAAGGGTTATTGCCTCGAAACTTGAACGTCCTGTTTCTACTATTACAGGACTAAACGCAATATGCCCCACAATCTCACTGTCCTGTACAGCGACAAGGGAGATAGTCAAGACACCACGATTCCGAAGCTTGTCAACAAGCTTCGCTTCATTTTCTCGCCCGAACACCTGTTTATTGACGTGGTGAATAGCACTTATATCCTCAGGTGCTTCCGGACGAATTGCTGGCATATGGACCCTCCTGGCATCGTGTATTTGCCATTCTAACATGAGGCGAGATTGAAAGCCACCCTGAAAGTTCTACCTATTGATGCCTCAGCCCCACCGGCATTATGCCCGCTGAGCCGTATCTCCGAGACATTTGGTGGCTTTTTCCGCTACTCAAGGGTTGACGGGGGATGTATAATGGTCTGGTTTTTTGGGAGGGAAGGCTTTGGGCTTCTGGGAGAGCTTTGGCTCTATAGGGTTGTTCCTGGTCCTGGCTATTCTCCTGGCCATGGCTATGATACTTCTTCCCTGGTTCCTGACAAGAATCCGTTTTATCCCCCGCCGGCCCAACCCGGCCAAGTATTTGCCCTATGAGTGTGGGATGGACACTATTGGCAAGACCTGGGTCCAGTTCAACTTTCGCTACTACTTCTTTGCCCTCCTTTTTGTCCTCTTTGACATTGAGGTGGTCTTCCTCTATCCCTGGGCGGTGGCCTATCAGAAGCTCGGCCTCTTTGCCCTGGCGGAGATGGTGGTCTTTATCGGCATCCTGATGGTGGGCTACGTATATGCCTGGAGGAAGGGGGCCCTGGAGTGGAAATAGCCCGTTTGGGTGGCGTCCCCGAAAATTTCCTGGAGATGGACAGGGTGGAGGGGCAGGGGGTAATGGCCCTACGGGAAGGGGCCCGGGCCTCTATCCCCGACCCTGCCGGGTGGCTGGAAGAGGAGGTCCCCCGAGGGCTTCTGGTGACATCCCTGGGGGCCCTTGTGGGCTGGGGGCGGAAGTCCTCGGTCTGGCCCGTCGCCTTTGGCCTGGCCTGCTGTGCCATGGAGATGATTGCCACTGCGGCCTCCCGCTTTGACATCGCCCGCTTCGGAATGGAGTTCTTCCGGGCCTCCCCACGCCAGGCGGACCTGATGATTGTGTCGGGGACGGTCACATGGAAGATGGCCCCCCAGCTCAAGAGGATATACGACCAGATGTCCGAGCCCAAGTGGGTGGTGGCTATGGGCCAGTGCGCTGCCTCGGGCGGCCCCTTTGCCGAGTCCTACTTTGTGGTGCCGGGGGTGAACCGCCTGGTCCCGGTGGATGTCTATGTCCCCGGATGTCCTCCCCGGCCCGAGGCCCTGCTCTACGGCCTGATGAAGCTCCACGAGAAGATTGCCCGGGAGAACCTGGCCCTGAGGAGGGAGCCTTGACCCGCCACCTTTCCGGGGCGGAGGTGGCTGCAGAGGTCCAGTCGGCCCTGCCGGGGGTGGGGGTGAAGGGGGAGGGAGGGACCCTCTGGGTGGAGGCCCGGGACCTGTTGCCCGTGGCCCGCTACCTCAAGGATGAAGCCTCCCTGGCCATGGACTGCCTGGCGAACTTCACCGCCGTGGACTATCTGGACCACTTTGAGGTGGTCTATCATCTCCTTTCCCTCCAGCACAACCACAGCCTGGTCCTGAAGGTGAGGCTGGAGGGGAGGGAGGGGCTGGGGGTGCCCTCGGTGACCCCCCTGTGGAAGGGGGCCGACCTTCAGGAGCGGGAGGTCTATGACCTCCTGGGCATCGCCTTCTCCGGCCACCCCAACCTGAAGCGCATTCTGACCTGGGAGGGCTTCCCCGGCCACGCCCTGAGGAAGGACTTCGTCTGATGGCTCTGCGGACGGAGCCTATTGTTCTCAATATTGGGCCCCAACACCCCTCCACCCACGGGGTCTTCCGTATGCGAGTCACCTTTGATGGCGAGGTCATTGTGGGCCTGGACCCCGTCTTCGGCTATCTCCACCGGGGGTTTGATAAGCTGGCCGAGTCCCGCACCTATACCCAGTTCATCCCCCTCACCGACCGGCTGGACTACCTGGCCTCTATGTCCAACAACTTCGCCTATTGCCTGGCGGTGGAGAGGCTGGC
This DNA window, taken from Chloroflexota bacterium, encodes the following:
- a CDS encoding N-acetyltransferase produces the protein MPAIRPEAPEDISAIHHVNKQVFGRENEAKLVDKLRNRGVLTISLVAVQDSEIVGHIAFSPVIVETGRSSFEAITLAPLVVLPAYQRKGIGSQLVGAGLEECRHLGHEIVVLVGHPDYYPRFGFVRAKTKGLECEFEVPNEAWMVLVLRGHALAGRRGTVRFQPEFKEAV
- a CDS encoding NADH-quinone oxidoreductase subunit A; protein product: MAMILLPWFLTRIRFIPRRPNPAKYLPYECGMDTIGKTWVQFNFRYYFFALLFVLFDIEVVFLYPWAVAYQKLGLFALAEMVVFIGILMVGYVYAWRKGALEWK
- a CDS encoding NADH-quinone oxidoreductase subunit B produces the protein MDRVEGQGVMALREGARASIPDPAGWLEEEVPRGLLVTSLGALVGWGRKSSVWPVAFGLACCAMEMIATAASRFDIARFGMEFFRASPRQADLMIVSGTVTWKMAPQLKRIYDQMSEPKWVVAMGQCAASGGPFAESYFVVPGVNRLVPVDVYVPGCPPRPEALLYGLMKLHEKIARENLALRREP
- a CDS encoding NADH-quinone oxidoreductase subunit C, whose amino-acid sequence is MSSPARGPALRPDEAPREDCPGEPGPEEGALTRHLSGAEVAAEVQSALPGVGVKGEGGTLWVEARDLLPVARYLKDEASLAMDCLANFTAVDYLDHFEVVYHLLSLQHNHSLVLKVRLEGREGLGVPSVTPLWKGADLQEREVYDLLGIAFSGHPNLKRILTWEGFPGHALRKDFV